Proteins encoded together in one uncultured Flavobacterium sp. window:
- a CDS encoding ROK family protein: protein MNKDYAVGLDIGGTHITAAIIDITDMKVIDFSVHKESFDSNLPVEEVMTIWEKAIRTCIENSKVENTAGLAVCMPGPFDYTNGVCWIKGQSKYEHFYGLNVRDLFQNKLNLSNDFPILFENDAVCFGKGEVFKDADNLSKKVMAITLGTGLGACFIDKGESISTGYSVPKDGEIYDLPYKEGIAEDYVSARGLIAGYFALSGKKINNGLELFNLAKAEDKVAIKVFERMGEDLAAIVIPWLENFSADSFIIGGKIANASEFFLPVFNKKLKEAGSKVNVSVSTDNEIAALLGATSLLYTA from the coding sequence ATGAATAAAGATTATGCCGTTGGATTAGACATTGGAGGTACACATATCACCGCAGCGATTATAGATATAACAGATATGAAAGTGATTGATTTTTCGGTGCACAAAGAGTCATTTGATTCTAATTTGCCAGTAGAAGAAGTGATGACTATTTGGGAAAAAGCAATTAGGACCTGTATCGAAAATTCTAAAGTAGAAAACACAGCGGGATTAGCGGTTTGTATGCCGGGGCCGTTTGATTATACCAATGGAGTTTGCTGGATAAAAGGGCAATCTAAATACGAACATTTTTACGGATTAAATGTTCGCGATTTATTTCAGAATAAATTGAATCTTTCAAATGATTTTCCGATTCTTTTCGAGAATGATGCGGTTTGTTTTGGTAAAGGAGAAGTTTTTAAAGACGCAGATAATCTTTCTAAAAAAGTAATGGCAATCACACTTGGCACCGGACTTGGAGCTTGTTTTATAGACAAAGGAGAATCGATTAGTACAGGATATTCAGTACCAAAAGACGGAGAAATATATGACCTTCCGTACAAAGAAGGAATAGCCGAAGATTATGTTTCTGCACGTGGTCTTATAGCGGGTTATTTCGCTTTAAGCGGAAAAAAAATAAACAACGGATTAGAGCTTTTTAATTTGGCTAAAGCCGAAGATAAAGTAGCCATAAAAGTGTTTGAAAGAATGGGAGAAGATTTAGCGGCGATTGTTATTCCGTGGTTAGAAAATTTCTCTGCTGATAGTTTCATTATAGGAGGAAAAATTGCAAATGCGAGCGAGTTTTTCTTACCGGTTTTCAACAAAAAATTAAAAGAAGCAGGAAGTAAAGTCAATGTTTCTGTTTCTACAGATAATGAAATAGCAGCTTTATTAGGTGCTACAAGTTTGCTTTACACTGCTTAA
- a CDS encoding GH92 family glycosyl hydrolase, whose translation MKIKSLIFLGILQCCVFVNAQVKTLAPVEYVNPLMGTQSLHSLSNGNTYPAICRPWGMNFWTPQTGKMGDGWAYIYTADKIRGFKQTHQPSPWMNDYGQFSIMPVTGKLAFTEEERGSWFSHKAEVSKPYYYSVYLADYDVTTEITATERAAHFQITFPENEQSSIVIDAFDKGSYIKIIPSENKIIGYTTRNSGGVPENFKNYFVLQFDKPFSTNYTWHDKVLEKDKLELKDNHVGAVVGFKTKKGEIVNVKVSSSFISPEQAELNLKNELGTASFNETLVQSKQEWNKTLGKLTAEGGSDEQLKTFYSCLYRTVCFPQKQYEIDAKGQIVHYSPYNGKVLPGYMFAGTGFWDTFRALYPLLNLVYPSINTEMQVGLINDYNEGGFLPEWSSPGFRDVMVGNNSASVVSDAYIKGLRGYDINKLYEALLHGANNEGPLEAVGRKGVEYYNTLGYVPYDVKINENAARTLEYAYDDFAIWKLAKALNRPKKEISLFEKRMMNYKNLYNPSIGLMSGRNKDGSFPKDFNPFKWGDAFTEGNAWHYSWSVFHDVHGLIDLMGGEKKFTAKLDAVFSSPPIFDDSYYGSVIHEIREMQIMNMGQYAHGNQPIQHMIYLYNYAGEPWKTQYWSREVMNRLYKPTPDGYCGDEDNGQTSAWYIFSAMGFYPVCPGTDEYVLGAPLFKKLTLQLENGKQLVINAPNNSETNKYVQDLKWNNATHTKNYINHFDVLKGGELNFDMNSKPNLQRGTSASSYPYSYSTSK comes from the coding sequence ATGAAAATAAAGAGTTTAATTTTTTTAGGGATATTACAATGTTGCGTTTTTGTAAACGCACAAGTTAAAACTTTAGCCCCTGTAGAATATGTAAATCCTTTAATGGGAACACAATCTTTGCATAGTCTTTCTAACGGAAATACTTATCCTGCGATTTGCCGACCTTGGGGAATGAATTTCTGGACGCCACAAACGGGGAAAATGGGCGACGGATGGGCATATATTTACACCGCAGACAAGATTAGAGGATTCAAACAAACGCATCAGCCATCACCTTGGATGAACGATTACGGACAATTCTCAATTATGCCCGTAACCGGAAAATTGGCTTTTACAGAAGAAGAAAGAGGAAGTTGGTTCAGTCATAAAGCTGAGGTTTCTAAACCATATTATTACAGCGTATATCTTGCAGATTATGATGTAACGACTGAAATTACAGCTACAGAAAGAGCGGCACATTTTCAGATTACATTTCCTGAGAATGAGCAATCTTCTATCGTAATTGATGCATTTGATAAAGGTTCTTATATCAAAATTATTCCATCAGAAAATAAAATTATTGGGTACACAACCCGCAATAGTGGTGGCGTTCCGGAGAATTTCAAAAACTATTTTGTATTACAATTCGATAAACCATTTTCGACCAATTATACTTGGCATGATAAGGTTTTAGAAAAAGACAAATTAGAATTAAAAGACAATCATGTAGGCGCAGTAGTTGGTTTTAAAACTAAAAAAGGAGAAATCGTAAATGTAAAAGTTTCCTCTTCATTTATTAGCCCGGAACAAGCTGAGTTGAATTTAAAGAACGAATTAGGAACAGCATCATTTAATGAAACCTTAGTACAATCAAAACAAGAATGGAATAAAACTTTAGGAAAATTAACTGCTGAAGGAGGAAGTGACGAACAACTAAAAACGTTTTATTCCTGTTTGTACCGTACCGTTTGTTTTCCTCAAAAACAATATGAAATAGATGCTAAAGGTCAAATTGTACATTATAGTCCATACAATGGTAAAGTATTGCCGGGTTATATGTTTGCAGGAACTGGATTTTGGGATACTTTTCGTGCTTTATATCCTTTGTTAAATCTGGTTTATCCTTCTATAAATACAGAAATGCAGGTAGGATTAATCAACGATTATAACGAAGGTGGTTTCTTGCCGGAATGGTCAAGTCCCGGATTTAGAGATGTAATGGTTGGGAATAATTCTGCATCTGTAGTTTCTGATGCTTATATAAAAGGATTACGTGGTTATGATATCAATAAATTATACGAAGCATTGTTGCATGGCGCTAATAACGAAGGGCCATTAGAAGCTGTTGGACGAAAAGGAGTAGAGTATTACAATACTTTAGGTTATGTTCCTTATGATGTAAAAATCAATGAAAATGCAGCCAGAACATTAGAATATGCTTATGATGATTTTGCAATTTGGAAATTAGCGAAAGCCTTAAATCGTCCTAAAAAAGAAATCAGTTTATTCGAAAAACGAATGATGAATTATAAGAATCTTTATAATCCGTCAATTGGTTTGATGAGTGGTAGAAATAAAGACGGAAGTTTTCCAAAAGATTTCAATCCATTTAAATGGGGAGATGCTTTTACTGAAGGAAATGCGTGGCACTACAGCTGGAGTGTATTTCATGACGTTCATGGTTTGATTGATTTAATGGGTGGTGAGAAAAAATTCACCGCAAAATTAGATGCTGTTTTTTCAAGTCCGCCAATTTTTGATGATAGTTATTACGGATCAGTAATTCATGAAATTCGTGAGATGCAAATCATGAATATGGGACAATATGCACACGGAAATCAACCTATTCAACACATGATTTATTTGTATAATTATGCTGGTGAACCTTGGAAAACACAATATTGGTCTCGTGAAGTGATGAACCGTTTGTACAAACCAACTCCTGATGGTTATTGCGGAGATGAGGACAACGGACAAACCTCAGCTTGGTATATTTTCTCAGCAATGGGATTTTATCCGGTTTGCCCGGGAACAGACGAATATGTTCTTGGAGCGCCATTATTTAAGAAACTAACCTTGCAATTAGAAAACGGAAAGCAATTAGTGATCAATGCTCCAAACAATTCTGAAACCAATAAATATGTTCAGGATTTAAAATGGAATAATGCAACTCATACCAAAAATTACATCAATCATTTTGATGTATTAAAAGGTGGCGAATTAAATTTTGACATGAACAGTAAACCTAATTTGCAAAGAGGAACTTCAGCAAGTTCTTATCCATATTCTTATTCAACTTCAAAATAA
- a CDS encoding NAD(P)/FAD-dependent oxidoreductase, translated as MLLKDKKVAIIGAGPVGLTMAKLLQQKGINVAVYERDKDEKTRISGGTLDLHKGSGQDAMKKAGLLEQYYTKAIPMGRIVANEQAKILFSKEPQPEKQYDKPEINRNDLRQLLLYSLAPETVFWDRQFTDLTIHNGKWILHFENNLTATADFIIGANGGMSKARKFITDAEVENTGTLIIQGEVFEPEISCPEFYQLCDDKILMSANNGNLLVANSKNGNLLTYNVIFKTPEKWSQSNRLNSQDKNSVITFLENRFSTWHQCYRELFRSTSSFIIGPTRKIALDKPWKANRPAPITLIGDAAHIMPPFAGQGANTGLKDALILSENLTNGKFETLESAINDYEQQMFIYAKEAQLETSNNEIKMHDLNFSFQKFYQ; from the coding sequence ATGTTACTAAAAGACAAAAAAGTAGCCATAATTGGCGCCGGACCTGTTGGTCTAACAATGGCAAAATTATTACAACAAAAAGGAATAAATGTAGCGGTTTATGAAAGAGATAAAGATGAGAAAACCAGAATTTCGGGTGGTACGCTTGACCTGCATAAAGGCTCTGGACAAGATGCAATGAAAAAAGCAGGCTTGCTGGAACAATACTATACAAAGGCAATACCTATGGGAAGAATTGTAGCAAATGAACAAGCAAAAATATTATTTTCTAAAGAACCTCAACCAGAAAAACAATATGATAAGCCCGAAATAAACAGAAACGATTTAAGACAATTATTACTTTACAGTTTAGCACCTGAAACCGTTTTTTGGGATAGACAATTCACCGATCTTACAATACACAACGGAAAGTGGATTTTGCATTTTGAAAATAATTTAACAGCAACCGCTGATTTTATTATTGGTGCAAATGGAGGAATGTCTAAGGCAAGGAAATTTATTACTGATGCAGAAGTCGAAAACACCGGAACTCTTATTATACAAGGAGAAGTTTTTGAACCTGAGATATCATGTCCGGAATTCTACCAACTTTGCGATGACAAAATACTTATGTCTGCAAACAACGGCAATTTGTTAGTTGCAAATTCCAAAAATGGGAATCTATTGACTTATAATGTAATTTTTAAAACTCCCGAAAAATGGTCTCAAAGTAACAGATTAAACTCTCAGGACAAGAACAGCGTTATTACTTTTCTTGAAAACAGATTCTCTACTTGGCATCAGTGCTACAGAGAATTATTTCGCTCAACATCTTCTTTTATTATAGGACCAACCCGAAAAATAGCATTAGATAAACCCTGGAAAGCTAATCGTCCTGCTCCCATAACTCTTATTGGAGACGCTGCACACATAATGCCTCCCTTCGCAGGTCAGGGTGCAAATACCGGGTTGAAAGACGCCTTGATCTTATCCGAAAACTTAACAAACGGAAAATTTGAAACTCTGGAATCTGCAATCAATGATTATGAGCAACAAATGTTTATTTATGCAAAAGAAGCGCAGCTTGAAACCAGCAATAATGAAATAAAAATGCACGATCTCAACTTTTCTTTTCAAAAATTCTATCAATGA
- a CDS encoding N(4)-(beta-N-acetylglucosaminyl)-L-asparaginase, whose amino-acid sequence MTNSNRRNFIKTAAIASVAVALQSFDTNSKEEEKIVVSKKVKKPIVLSTWRFGIPANEAAWEVLKKNGTALDAVEAGVKIPEADPKERSVGYGGRPDRDGRVTLDACIMDENANIGSVACLEYIKHPISVARAVMEKTPHVMLVGDGALQFALSQGFKKENLLTEESEKEWKEWLKDSKYKPIANIENHDTIGMIALDVNGNLSGACTTSGMAFKMHGRVGDSPIIGAGLYVDNEIGAATATGHGEEVIRISGCHLVVELMRQGKSPQQACEEAVARIVKLTKNRNKDLKDIQVGFIALNKAGEYGSYCIQGGFNYAVYDDTGNKLIDANYFLK is encoded by the coding sequence ATGACAAATTCAAACCGCAGAAATTTTATTAAGACGGCAGCAATAGCTTCAGTAGCTGTGGCGTTACAATCTTTTGATACAAATTCGAAAGAGGAAGAAAAAATAGTAGTTTCTAAAAAAGTAAAGAAACCAATTGTACTTTCTACGTGGCGATTTGGAATTCCCGCAAATGAAGCTGCCTGGGAAGTTTTAAAAAAGAACGGAACTGCTCTGGATGCTGTTGAAGCAGGAGTTAAAATCCCCGAAGCCGACCCAAAAGAAAGAAGTGTAGGCTATGGCGGACGCCCGGACAGAGATGGTCGCGTAACATTGGACGCTTGTATTATGGATGAAAATGCAAATATAGGATCCGTTGCTTGTTTAGAATATATAAAACACCCAATATCGGTTGCGAGAGCCGTAATGGAAAAAACGCCTCACGTAATGTTGGTTGGTGACGGAGCCTTGCAATTTGCCTTATCACAAGGCTTTAAAAAAGAAAACCTGCTAACAGAAGAATCCGAAAAAGAATGGAAAGAATGGTTGAAAGATAGCAAGTATAAACCAATTGCTAATATCGAAAATCACGATACCATTGGAATGATTGCTTTAGATGTCAACGGAAATCTTTCGGGTGCGTGTACCACAAGCGGCATGGCTTTTAAAATGCACGGTCGAGTAGGAGATTCTCCAATTATAGGTGCAGGTTTATATGTTGATAACGAAATTGGAGCAGCAACAGCCACGGGTCACGGCGAAGAAGTAATCAGGATTTCAGGTTGCCATCTTGTAGTAGAATTAATGCGACAAGGAAAATCGCCTCAACAAGCCTGTGAGGAAGCCGTAGCAAGAATTGTAAAATTGACAAAGAATAGAAACAAAGATTTAAAAGATATTCAAGTAGGATTTATTGCTTTGAACAAAGCAGGAGAATATGGTTCTTATTGCATTCAGGGTGGTTTTAACTACGCTGTTTATGACGATACAGGAAACAAATTAATAGATGCCAATTATTTCCTGAAGTAA
- a CDS encoding glycoside hydrolase family 125 protein — translation MQSRRKFIKNTGIFSAGLLALQTDVFGMQSDAFNFALKDFITKRPPVAERKFTSKAVEAAIVRIKKQIANPELAWLFENCFPNTLDTTVDFEIIDGKPDTYVITGDIDAMWLRDSTAQIWPYIPFVKEDKKLAELVKGVINRQTKCILLDPYANAFYKDFNQVSEWKNDMTKMQPGIHERKWEIDSLCYPIRLAHGYWKETGDISLFDSKWKEAMLLVLQTFKEQQRWTDKGPYNFQRVTAWATDGVPLSGYGYPVKPCGLIVSTFRPSDDSTLFGYLIPSNMFAIEVLGYLQEIFSLPALKDDNLVAKAKELQGQVQKGLEENGIIDHPKFGKIIAFEVNGYGSFHMMDDANVPSLLSLPYLGAIEPDNQLYLNTRKVVLSENNPFFYKGKAGEGVGGPHTGADTIWPMSIVLRAITSVDENEIKACIGNLIKTNADTGFMHESFHKDDVTKFTRKWFAWANTLFGEMIVHTSIHYPQILKDKNI, via the coding sequence ATGCAATCACGTAGAAAATTTATAAAAAATACAGGAATTTTTTCAGCAGGATTATTGGCACTTCAAACTGATGTTTTTGGAATGCAGTCGGATGCTTTCAATTTTGCATTAAAAGATTTTATTACTAAAAGACCACCGGTAGCCGAAAGAAAATTTACCAGTAAAGCGGTTGAAGCAGCGATCGTAAGAATCAAAAAACAAATTGCAAATCCTGAATTGGCATGGTTGTTCGAAAACTGTTTTCCAAACACATTAGATACAACCGTTGATTTTGAAATTATCGACGGAAAACCGGATACGTATGTAATTACAGGAGATATCGATGCAATGTGGTTGCGTGATAGTACAGCTCAAATATGGCCGTATATTCCGTTTGTAAAAGAAGATAAAAAACTGGCTGAATTGGTAAAAGGAGTAATCAACCGCCAGACAAAATGTATTTTGTTAGATCCTTATGCGAATGCTTTTTATAAAGATTTTAATCAGGTAAGCGAGTGGAAGAATGACATGACCAAAATGCAGCCGGGAATTCACGAACGCAAATGGGAAATTGACAGTTTATGTTACCCAATACGATTAGCACACGGATATTGGAAGGAAACCGGAGACATTAGTTTGTTCGACAGCAAATGGAAAGAAGCTATGCTACTGGTATTGCAAACTTTCAAAGAACAACAACGCTGGACAGATAAAGGACCATATAATTTTCAGAGAGTAACGGCTTGGGCTACAGATGGTGTGCCATTAAGCGGTTACGGATATCCTGTAAAACCCTGCGGATTAATTGTTTCGACTTTCAGACCAAGCGACGATAGTACATTGTTTGGGTATTTAATTCCGAGTAATATGTTTGCTATTGAAGTGTTAGGATATCTTCAGGAAATTTTCTCTTTGCCAGCTTTAAAAGATGATAATTTGGTTGCTAAAGCAAAAGAATTACAAGGTCAGGTTCAGAAAGGATTAGAAGAAAACGGAATAATAGATCATCCAAAATTTGGAAAAATCATTGCTTTTGAAGTTAACGGATACGGAAGTTTCCATATGATGGATGATGCCAATGTTCCTTCGTTGTTATCATTGCCGTATTTAGGTGCGATAGAACCGGATAATCAACTTTATTTGAATACACGAAAAGTAGTGCTTTCAGAAAATAATCCGTTTTTCTATAAAGGAAAAGCAGGTGAAGGTGTCGGAGGACCACACACAGGAGCAGATACAATTTGGCCAATGAGCATTGTTTTAAGAGCCATTACCAGTGTAGATGAAAATGAGATAAAAGCATGTATCGGTAATTTGATCAAAACAAATGCAGATACAGGTTTCATGCACGAATCTTTCCATAAAGACGATGTAACCAAATTTACCAGAAAATGGTTTGCATGGGCAAATACACTATTTGGAGAAATGATAGTACATACAAGCATTCATTATCCTCAAATTTTAAAAGACAAAAATATTTAA
- a CDS encoding GH92 family glycosyl hydrolase: protein MITKYKHIVFFIIMLINLPVISQEKKAKQTNSDYTQYVNPFIGSAGHGHVFVGANVPFGAVQLGPVNVFEGWDWCSGYNYASNTILGFTHTHLSGTGIGDLNDILLLPVSGKVPLTKGTKEDMTTGYGSYFSHKNEVSKAGYYSVLLDKYKIKAELTASERVGFHKYTFNAATDNHVLLDLADGIGWDKPVKTFIKKINETTLVGYRYSAGWAADQRIFFTIEFSEPISNIELYDNTTVVSGNEGEGLKMKAILDFATLKNKQVLVKVGISPVSSENASANIRAEIPGWDFNAVAKEATSKWNKELNKIQIKADDKTMKVFYTALYHTMFAPSIFNDVNGDYRGTDKKVYEKAGFTNYTTFSLWDTYRGLHPLYTITQPNKINDIVKSFLAIYEQQGRLPVWHLMGNETNTMNGNHSIAVIVDAYMKGYRDYDTALAYEAIKKTAMQTRDGMDYVQKLEYIPADKMLESVGNALEYAIDDYCVAQMAKSLGKTDDYNYFTKRANLYKLYFDKETTFMRGKLTDGNWRTPFNPLSSAHRKDDYVEGNAWQYTWLVPQDPYGLIELFGSEDKFLTKLDSLFLITDKVEGEEISPDISGLIGQYAQGNEPNHHIPYLYAYAGQPWKTAKLIREIDDKFYSTKPDGLCGNEDLGQMSAWYVFSSMGFYSVNPANGIYVLGSPLVNSATIHHKEGISFTLKAIDNSKTNIYIQKAEYNGKPYTKSYITHDMIVKGGELKLYMGSKPSTTFGVKKEDRPL, encoded by the coding sequence ATGATTACAAAATACAAGCACATCGTTTTCTTTATAATTATGCTAATTAATTTGCCTGTTATTTCACAGGAAAAGAAAGCAAAACAAACCAATTCAGATTACACTCAATATGTAAATCCATTTATAGGATCTGCTGGACACGGACACGTATTTGTGGGAGCCAATGTTCCTTTTGGAGCAGTGCAGTTAGGACCTGTAAATGTTTTTGAAGGCTGGGATTGGTGCAGCGGATACAACTATGCCAGTAATACCATTTTAGGTTTTACGCATACGCATTTAAGCGGAACTGGAATTGGAGATTTAAACGATATTTTGTTGCTTCCTGTTTCAGGAAAAGTGCCACTTACCAAAGGAACAAAAGAAGATATGACAACCGGTTACGGTTCTTATTTCTCACATAAAAACGAAGTAAGCAAAGCAGGATATTACAGTGTTTTATTGGATAAATATAAAATCAAAGCAGAGTTAACGGCAAGCGAAAGAGTAGGTTTTCATAAATACACTTTTAATGCTGCTACAGATAATCACGTTTTATTAGATTTAGCTGACGGAATTGGCTGGGATAAACCAGTAAAAACTTTCATCAAAAAAATTAACGAAACTACCCTTGTAGGATATCGATATTCTGCGGGTTGGGCTGCAGATCAGCGTATTTTTTTCACGATAGAATTCTCTGAGCCAATTTCAAATATAGAATTGTATGACAATACAACTGTTGTTTCTGGAAATGAAGGAGAAGGTTTAAAAATGAAAGCCATTTTAGATTTTGCAACTTTAAAAAATAAACAAGTTTTAGTAAAAGTGGGGATTTCTCCAGTAAGTTCAGAGAATGCTTCCGCAAATATTAGAGCCGAAATTCCAGGTTGGGATTTTAATGCTGTAGCAAAAGAAGCGACTTCAAAATGGAACAAAGAACTGAATAAGATTCAGATCAAAGCAGACGATAAAACCATGAAAGTTTTTTATACGGCTTTGTATCACACCATGTTTGCGCCTTCAATTTTCAATGATGTAAACGGAGATTATAGAGGAACAGACAAAAAAGTGTATGAAAAAGCAGGTTTTACCAACTACACCACTTTCTCACTTTGGGATACGTATCGTGGTTTACATCCTTTATACACGATTACACAGCCAAATAAAATCAATGATATCGTTAAATCATTTTTGGCAATCTACGAACAACAAGGCAGATTACCGGTTTGGCATTTAATGGGTAATGAAACCAATACGATGAATGGAAATCATTCCATCGCTGTTATTGTAGATGCATATATGAAAGGTTATAGAGATTATGACACAGCATTAGCATACGAAGCCATCAAAAAAACAGCCATGCAAACGCGTGACGGAATGGATTATGTTCAAAAACTAGAATATATTCCTGCCGATAAAATGTTAGAATCAGTTGGTAATGCTTTAGAATATGCTATTGATGATTATTGCGTGGCACAAATGGCAAAATCTTTAGGGAAAACGGATGACTATAATTATTTCACTAAAAGAGCCAATTTGTACAAACTTTATTTCGATAAAGAAACCACATTCATGAGAGGAAAATTAACTGACGGAAATTGGAGAACGCCATTTAATCCGCTTTCATCAGCACATCGTAAAGACGATTATGTAGAAGGAAATGCCTGGCAATACACCTGGTTAGTTCCTCAGGATCCTTATGGTTTAATTGAATTATTTGGAAGCGAAGATAAATTTTTAACCAAATTAGATTCACTTTTCTTAATAACAGATAAAGTAGAAGGCGAAGAAATTTCACCAGATATCAGCGGATTAATTGGTCAATATGCACAAGGAAACGAGCCGAATCATCATATCCCATATCTTTATGCTTACGCAGGACAACCTTGGAAAACGGCTAAACTAATTCGTGAAATCGATGATAAATTCTATTCGACAAAACCGGACGGATTATGCGGAAATGAAGATTTAGGACAAATGTCGGCTTGGTATGTTTTCTCTTCAATGGGATTCTATTCAGTTAATCCGGCAAACGGAATTTATGTTTTAGGAAGTCCGTTAGTAAACTCAGCAACAATCCATCATAAAGAAGGTATTTCGTTTACCTTGAAAGCAATCGATAATAGCAAAACAAACATCTATATCCAAAAAGCAGAATATAACGGAAAGCCTTATACAAAATCGTATATTACGCATGATATGATCGTAAAAGGAGGAGAGTTAAAATTGTATATGGGAAGCAAACCATCGACAACTTTTGGAGTAAAAAAAGAAGATAGACCGCTTTAG
- a CDS encoding AraC family transcriptional regulator, with protein sequence MRSLHTLHQEFEVPEELQDVIKCFWYDKSDFGKVESSFEIMPDGYAEIVFHFGNPCSISIHGDFLPLPSPFIMDLLNQPAVLKTKGYLEIIGIRCFPWTVFDLLGLSPSKKETSIVEHSIAQLQFRLNECIHTNKIDDAIALVQHYFLNLQSQTPLDKTLSKAAVAMRNANGNMSVGKVAAAAHATVRTLERKFKKSSAHTVKDVSALMRFEQVRNQLWINPDSNIAALAQDIGYTDQSHLSREFKRYSDTTPAAFARKAKKNKS encoded by the coding sequence ATGCGATCTCTCCATACTTTGCATCAAGAATTTGAAGTTCCTGAAGAATTACAGGATGTTATCAAATGTTTTTGGTACGACAAAAGTGATTTTGGAAAAGTAGAATCAAGTTTTGAAATTATGCCTGATGGTTATGCTGAAATTGTTTTTCATTTTGGGAATCCTTGTAGTATTTCTATCCATGGTGACTTCCTGCCGTTACCATCACCATTTATAATGGATTTACTCAATCAGCCCGCAGTTTTAAAAACAAAAGGTTATTTAGAAATCATAGGAATCAGATGTTTTCCGTGGACGGTTTTTGATTTACTTGGATTGTCTCCCAGCAAAAAAGAAACATCAATAGTAGAACATTCTATTGCTCAACTTCAATTTCGTTTAAATGAATGTATTCATACTAATAAAATAGACGATGCTATCGCTTTGGTTCAACACTATTTTTTGAATTTGCAATCGCAAACTCCTCTTGATAAAACTTTATCCAAAGCAGCAGTTGCGATGAGAAACGCAAACGGCAATATGTCTGTAGGTAAGGTTGCGGCCGCAGCGCACGCAACGGTTCGCACACTGGAGAGAAAATTTAAGAAATCTTCTGCTCATACCGTTAAAGACGTTTCTGCTCTGATGCGATTTGAGCAAGTACGAAACCAGTTATGGATTAATCCAGATTCTAATATTGCAGCTCTAGCTCAGGATATCGGCTATACAGATCAGTCTCACCTAAGCAGAGAATTCAAGCGCTACAGCGATACTACGCCAGCTGCATTTGCACGAAAAGCAAAGAAAAACAAATCATAA